A single genomic interval of Nocardioides nitrophenolicus harbors:
- a CDS encoding MlaE family ABC transporter permease, with translation MSEVQLGRSIGARFSDALVGLVDSVMSTLAMLGSFVSFSGKVFREIPATLALYPKEVLRQIKDIAWGSGALLVGGGTVGVMILLSVAAGTSIGIEGFNGLEIVGLAPLTGFISASVNTRELAPLIAALALGAQVGCRFTAQIGSMKIHEEIDALEVMAVSAVRYVCTTRVIACMVAILPLYLIGLIGSYVASQASVVVLFGQSPGQYDHYFSTFIQGRDIVFSIIKILIFSLTVALIHCWYGMRVGGGPQAVGEATGTGIRASIVSIVLLDMVLTLVFWGGDPGFRISG, from the coding sequence ATGTCCGAGGTCCAGCTCGGCCGCAGCATCGGCGCCCGCTTCTCCGACGCGCTCGTCGGCCTCGTCGACTCCGTGATGAGCACGCTCGCGATGCTCGGCTCCTTCGTCAGCTTCTCCGGCAAGGTCTTCCGCGAGATCCCCGCGACGCTCGCCCTCTACCCCAAGGAGGTGCTGCGCCAGATCAAGGACATCGCGTGGGGCAGCGGCGCCCTCCTTGTCGGCGGCGGCACCGTCGGCGTGATGATCCTGCTCTCCGTCGCCGCCGGCACGTCCATCGGCATCGAGGGCTTCAACGGCCTCGAGATCGTCGGCCTCGCGCCGCTGACCGGCTTCATCTCCGCCAGCGTCAACACCCGCGAGCTGGCTCCGCTGATCGCCGCTCTCGCGCTCGGCGCCCAGGTCGGCTGCCGGTTCACCGCCCAGATCGGCTCGATGAAGATCCACGAGGAGATCGACGCCCTCGAGGTGATGGCGGTCAGCGCGGTGCGCTACGTCTGCACCACCCGGGTGATCGCCTGCATGGTCGCGATTCTGCCGCTCTACCTGATCGGCCTGATCGGCAGCTACGTCGCCTCCCAGGCCTCGGTCGTCGTCCTCTTCGGGCAGTCACCCGGTCAGTACGACCACTACTTCTCGACCTTCATCCAAGGCAGGGACATCGTCTTCTCGATCATCAAGATCCTGATCTTCTCCCTGACCGTGGCGCTCATCCACTGCTGGTACGGCATGCGCGTCGGCGGCGGTCCCCAGGCAGTCGGCGAGGCGACCGGCACCGGCATCCGGGCCAGCATCGTCTCGATCGTGCTGCTCGACATGGTCCTCACCCTGGTGTTCTGGGGTGGCGACCCGGGCTTCCGGATCTCCGGGTGA
- a CDS encoding MCE family protein — MAREISRNQLARRGLIAIVALAVIGAFITLRSNGTFGAKPHISAEVANAGGALRSGSDVKMNGVIVGKVTEISRAASGGVAVDMEMSKQDLDVVPGNVVARILPATVFGTTFVDLVVHGKPAGELKAGAKVPADGSQETLELQQALDDIDRLVKALGPAELASAIGSAAEALDGRGGQIGQTVRTLNDYLDRINPRMPQVRADLQALASTTQLVNEIAPDLLDATDDVLVTLHTIVTQEAAITALISGGTNLAKTSGAFLNANKKRLVDFINGSAVLLDAVYDNRKAGITDALAVNIMLGTTLPQAVRGGFVKTDGTLRLSPPPYYGSGQRPTYRTGSTDPAGVGRLWGEGR; from the coding sequence ATGGCTCGTGAGATCTCCCGCAACCAGCTGGCCCGCCGCGGCCTGATCGCGATCGTCGCGCTCGCCGTCATCGGCGCCTTCATCACCCTGCGCAGCAACGGCACCTTCGGCGCCAAGCCCCACATCAGCGCCGAGGTGGCCAACGCCGGCGGCGCGCTCCGCTCCGGCTCCGACGTCAAGATGAACGGCGTCATCGTCGGCAAGGTCACCGAGATCAGCCGCGCCGCGTCCGGCGGGGTCGCCGTCGACATGGAGATGTCGAAGCAGGACCTGGACGTCGTCCCCGGCAACGTCGTGGCGCGGATCCTGCCCGCCACGGTGTTCGGCACGACCTTCGTCGACCTCGTCGTCCACGGCAAGCCGGCCGGCGAGCTCAAGGCGGGCGCGAAGGTCCCCGCCGACGGCAGCCAGGAGACCCTGGAGCTGCAGCAGGCGCTCGACGACATCGACCGCCTGGTCAAGGCGCTCGGCCCGGCCGAGCTCGCCTCCGCGATCGGCTCCGCCGCCGAGGCGCTCGACGGCCGCGGTGGCCAGATCGGGCAGACCGTCCGCACGCTCAACGACTACCTCGACCGGATCAACCCGCGGATGCCGCAGGTCCGGGCGGACCTGCAGGCCCTGGCCTCGACCACCCAGCTGGTGAACGAGATCGCGCCCGACCTGCTCGACGCGACCGACGACGTCCTGGTCACCCTCCACACCATCGTCACCCAGGAGGCCGCGATCACCGCGCTGATCAGCGGTGGCACCAACCTGGCGAAGACCTCGGGTGCCTTCCTGAACGCGAACAAGAAGAGGCTGGTGGACTTCATCAACGGCTCGGCCGTCCTGCTCGACGCGGTCTACGACAACCGCAAGGCCGGGATCACCGACGCGCTCGCCGTCAACATCATGCTCGGCACCACCCTGCCGCAGGCCGTGCGGGGCGGCTTCGTCAAGACCGACGGCACGCTGCGGCTCTCGCCGCCGCCCTACTACGGCAGCGGCCAGCGCCCGACGTACCGCACGGGCAGCACGGACCCGGCCGGTGTCGGCCGGCTGTGGGGGGAGGGCCGATGA